One window of the Devosia sp. 2618 genome contains the following:
- a CDS encoding head-tail adaptor protein — MPGLNKLISIEGRGKFRLLERSISTTTDIDTMTEKHVYHFRVAFSPGISVGHRVVYMGRRYTITAVDDTDQSNGLTLTTALQKA, encoded by the coding sequence GTGCCGGGACTGAATAAGCTGATCAGCATCGAGGGGCGCGGAAAATTCCGGCTGCTGGAGCGCTCAATTTCAACGACCACCGACATCGACACCATGACCGAAAAGCACGTGTATCACTTTCGGGTGGCGTTCTCTCCCGGCATTTCGGTGGGCCATCGCGTGGTCTATATGGGGCGCCGCTATACGATCACGGCCGTGGACGACACCGACCAATCCAATGGCCTGACGCTGACGACCGCACTGCAAAAGGCGTAG
- a CDS encoding SRPBCC family protein — translation MTLDAERDLEITRVIKAPRSAIWAAWTTPEQFAKWWIPAPMTCKIVELDVRPGGAMVTEMSEDGTTFGPHMDACYLVVEPERRIVFTNNLVGGWRPADNPFLAMSAEITLEDHPDGTLYRAVAKHGSAEARDKHAELGFYDGWGAVTEQLAALVER, via the coding sequence ATGACGCTTGATGCAGAACGCGACCTCGAAATTACCCGTGTCATCAAGGCCCCGCGCAGCGCGATCTGGGCGGCCTGGACGACGCCGGAGCAGTTTGCAAAGTGGTGGATTCCCGCGCCCATGACCTGCAAGATCGTCGAACTGGATGTTCGGCCTGGCGGCGCGATGGTGACGGAGATGAGCGAGGACGGCACGACTTTTGGGCCGCATATGGACGCCTGCTACCTAGTGGTCGAGCCCGAGCGCCGGATCGTCTTCACCAACAATCTGGTGGGCGGCTGGCGGCCGGCGGACAATCCGTTTCTCGCCATGAGCGCGGAAATCACGCTGGAAGATCATCCCGACGGCACGCTCTATCGTGCCGTGGCCAAGCACGGATCAGCTGAAGCGCGCGACAAGCATGCGGAACTCGGTTTTTACGACGGCTGGGGCGCGGTGACGGAACAGCTTGCAGCGCTGGTGGAGAGATAA
- a CDS encoding aminoglycoside phosphotransferase family protein, whose product MMNQSPAETALNRAMIRWSLTKSTLVAETATSWIFRVEQNGRNFAALKILKSLAAEEERRGAQLMNWYGGEGAATVFDMHGDTIFMEWLDGGTLSEPVRAGHDDEGTIAICTVVTNLHRPRADAPEGLMPLPQRFKALFDTDVRAWPHTARDLYARASGIALKLFDRPSAQIPLHGDLHHDNILSSDRGWLAIDPKGLIGDPLYEVANVFRNPPGAIQLSANPKRINALVEAFETRLGFPRKRVLGYAAAHSALSACWDLAAGNPITTDLAVLPHLLSAYDQA is encoded by the coding sequence ATGATGAATCAGTCGCCCGCCGAAACCGCGCTCAACCGTGCCATGATCCGTTGGTCCCTGACCAAGTCGACGCTCGTGGCCGAAACCGCGACCAGCTGGATTTTCCGCGTCGAACAGAACGGGCGCAATTTCGCCGCCCTCAAAATCCTCAAATCCCTCGCCGCCGAGGAAGAACGTCGCGGCGCCCAGTTGATGAACTGGTATGGCGGGGAGGGTGCCGCCACTGTCTTTGACATGCATGGCGACACCATATTCATGGAATGGCTCGATGGCGGCACGTTGAGCGAACCGGTCCGCGCCGGCCATGATGACGAAGGCACTATCGCCATCTGCACCGTCGTCACAAATCTCCACCGCCCCCGCGCCGATGCCCCCGAAGGCCTAATGCCGCTGCCACAGCGCTTCAAGGCGCTGTTTGATACCGATGTCCGCGCCTGGCCCCACACCGCCCGCGATCTCTATGCCCGCGCCAGCGGCATAGCGCTCAAACTCTTCGACCGCCCCAGCGCACAAATCCCGCTGCATGGCGATCTGCACCACGACAATATCCTCAGCTCCGACCGCGGCTGGCTGGCCATCGACCCCAAGGGGCTGATCGGCGACCCGCTCTATGAAGTGGCCAACGTGTTCCGCAATCCGCCCGGCGCTATCCAACTGTCCGCCAATCCCAAGCGGATCAATGCGCTGGTCGAAGCCTTCGAAACCCGGCTGGGCTTTCCGCGCAAGCGCGTCCTAGGCTATGCTGCCGCCCACTCAGCGCTCAGTGCCTGCTGGGATCTGGCCGCCGGCAATCCCATTACCACCGATCTTGCCGTGCTGCCCCATCTGCTCAGCGCCTACGATCAGGCCTAA
- a CDS encoding L,D-transpeptidase, which translates to MNGDVLGEGAMDSTARPGPMNRRSFLVGSAAILGAVGLAGCATTGGMSPAEAARVYGALPNERFPVPAVNIAKVDPKYLRRTVSYPSKEAVGTIIIDPRHYYVYRIEGNGMATRYGANVGRAGFLWSGDAYIGRKAEWPIWTPPREMILRQPEAAPYARGMPPGLNNPLGARTLYLYQNGKYTLYTIYSTIMPETIGKGVSSGCVGLLTQDMVDLYSKTPVDTKVIVLPA; encoded by the coding sequence ATGAACGGTGATGTTTTGGGTGAGGGCGCGATGGACTCAACAGCTCGCCCCGGGCCGATGAACCGTCGCTCGTTTCTCGTCGGCTCTGCCGCTATTCTCGGCGCGGTGGGTCTGGCCGGTTGCGCCACCACCGGCGGTATGAGCCCGGCAGAAGCCGCGCGAGTTTACGGCGCGCTGCCCAACGAGCGCTTCCCGGTCCCCGCCGTCAATATCGCCAAGGTTGATCCGAAATATCTTCGCCGGACAGTGAGCTACCCGTCAAAGGAAGCCGTCGGCACCATCATTATCGACCCGCGCCATTATTACGTTTACCGCATCGAAGGCAACGGCATGGCCACGCGCTATGGGGCCAATGTGGGCCGCGCTGGCTTCCTGTGGAGCGGCGATGCCTATATCGGCCGCAAGGCGGAGTGGCCGATCTGGACGCCACCGCGGGAAATGATCCTTCGTCAGCCCGAAGCGGCCCCTTATGCGCGCGGCATGCCACCCGGCCTCAACAATCCACTCGGCGCGCGCACGCTCTACCTCTACCAAAATGGCAAATACACGCTCTATACGATCTACAGCACCATCATGCCCGAAACGATCGGCAAGGGTGTGTCGAGCGGCTGCGTTGGCCTGCTGACGCAGGACATGGTCGATCTCTACAGCAAGACCCCGGTCGACACGAAGGTGATCGTCCTGCCTGCCTAA
- a CDS encoding AEC family transporter has translation MLAILTVIAPIFALMALGYGAVRFRLFPADGIKSLIAFVNNFATPCLLFYSLITSDFSAAFNPAIIGPFYLGALICFVIGIVIAVKLFGNTRCEGVSVGFAGTFTNTVLVGLPIMQRAYGVESLPVTLSIIGLHGAILLTIGMITMELMRRDGASLGKTLLTAVRRVASNPLIWGIAAGMIGYFSGLTLIEPAEAFFIMMSSAVVPAALFGIGGALNEFKLSDNWKQALVAAIIKLIVHPAIAYVLMIWVFHVPMEIARYGILLAAMPAGVNVYVFATYYNRGTSVAANAILIGTIASAITVSGWLYVLSL, from the coding sequence ATGCTTGCCATTCTTACTGTCATCGCGCCCATTTTCGCGTTGATGGCACTCGGATATGGCGCGGTGCGCTTTCGCCTGTTCCCCGCCGATGGCATCAAAAGCCTAATCGCTTTCGTCAACAATTTCGCGACACCGTGCCTGCTGTTCTACTCGCTGATTACCAGCGATTTCAGCGCCGCGTTCAACCCCGCCATTATCGGCCCGTTCTATCTGGGCGCGCTGATCTGCTTCGTCATCGGCATCGTTATCGCCGTTAAACTGTTCGGCAATACGCGGTGCGAGGGGGTGTCGGTCGGTTTTGCCGGCACCTTCACCAATACGGTGCTGGTCGGCCTGCCCATCATGCAACGCGCCTATGGCGTGGAATCCCTGCCGGTGACGCTCTCGATCATCGGCCTTCATGGCGCGATCCTGCTCACCATCGGCATGATCACCATGGAGCTGATGCGTCGCGATGGCGCCTCGCTCGGCAAGACCCTGCTCACCGCTGTTCGTCGCGTCGCGTCCAATCCGCTGATCTGGGGCATTGCCGCCGGCATGATCGGCTATTTCTCCGGCCTTACCCTGATCGAGCCGGCCGAAGCCTTCTTCATCATGATGAGTTCTGCCGTCGTTCCGGCAGCACTGTTCGGCATCGGCGGCGCGCTCAACGAGTTCAAGCTATCCGACAACTGGAAACAGGCGCTGGTCGCTGCCATCATCAAGCTGATCGTCCACCCGGCCATTGCCTATGTGCTGATGATCTGGGTGTTCCACGTCCCCATGGAAATCGCCCGCTACGGCATCCTGCTGGCCGCCATGCCCGCCGGCGTCAACGTCTACGTTTTCGCCACCTACTACAATCGCGGCACCAGCGTCGCCGCCAACGCCATCCTCATCGGCACGATTGCTTCGGCGATAACGGTGTCTGGCTGGTTATATGTGTTGAGCTTGTAG
- the blaOXA gene encoding class D beta-lactamase, producing the protein MRLVQTLISLALAALMLTIPAQAATLCTLVADATTGQVLIEEGGGCDMPTTPASTFKVPLAVMGFDARLLADAHNPALPFVEGYADWGGAEWRQTTDPLRWMDYSVVWYSQVIARSLGADQLAQYARSFDYGNADFADDPGANNGLERSWISSSLKITPRQQLAFMTKLATRQLPVSRTAMDTTIAIMQRRETSNGWQFVGKTGSAFPRKADGNFDRARGWGWYVGMATKGDRTLIVVRLTQDEVRQSVSGGLRTRDALLAEWPKLVGP; encoded by the coding sequence ATGCGTCTAGTCCAAACCCTGATTTCCCTTGCCCTCGCCGCACTGATGCTGACCATCCCCGCGCAGGCGGCAACGCTTTGCACGCTGGTGGCCGATGCGACGACGGGGCAGGTTCTGATCGAAGAGGGCGGTGGTTGCGATATGCCCACCACCCCAGCCTCGACCTTTAAAGTGCCGTTGGCGGTGATGGGATTTGATGCGCGCCTGCTGGCTGACGCGCACAACCCGGCCTTGCCTTTCGTTGAAGGCTATGCCGATTGGGGAGGCGCCGAATGGCGCCAAACCACCGACCCGCTACGCTGGATGGACTATTCCGTCGTCTGGTATTCGCAGGTGATCGCCCGCTCGCTGGGCGCCGACCAATTGGCGCAATATGCCCGCTCCTTCGACTACGGCAATGCCGATTTTGCCGACGATCCCGGCGCCAATAACGGTCTTGAACGCAGCTGGATCAGCTCCTCGCTCAAGATCACGCCGCGCCAGCAACTGGCCTTCATGACAAAGCTCGCCACCCGTCAGCTGCCAGTGTCGCGCACGGCCATGGACACCACAATCGCCATCATGCAGCGGCGGGAAACCAGCAATGGCTGGCAGTTCGTCGGCAAGACCGGCTCCGCCTTTCCGCGCAAAGCCGACGGTAATTTCGATCGGGCGCGCGGCTGGGGCTGGTATGTCGGCATGGCTACCAAAGGTGACCGTACGCTGATCGTCGTGCGGCTCACGCAAGACGAAGTCCGCCAATCCGTCTCCGGTGGCCTCCGCACCCGCGACGCACTGCTGGCTGAATGGCCTAAACTCGTCGGCCCCTAA
- a CDS encoding transglutaminase family protein has protein sequence MRISIRHQLSVTPPPGSAHAVLQLLLTPQGASTQSVESWSVESWSVEMAGIGNAGRFQDAYGNQVHLVNQTKPEGALLVTVKGVVETTDRHGVLGKGGVGPVPALFRRVTPLTKAPVTLYGKYRGSKDSRLDILHALMARVGETLGVIEQAQTQSQMGADGSQSQSQSQGSEAKPLPPASDYAHAFIGAARALEIPARYVTGYLAGAEEGQAPFHAWAEAYDEGLGWIGFDPLLQLCPTDRHVRLAAGLDGLSTAPIRVVPAGDGVSTIEVSVEAE, from the coding sequence ATGCGTATTTCCATCCGACACCAATTGAGCGTTACGCCACCACCGGGCAGTGCCCATGCGGTGCTGCAACTGTTGCTGACCCCGCAGGGCGCATCCACGCAGAGCGTGGAAAGCTGGAGCGTGGAAAGCTGGAGCGTGGAAATGGCCGGCATTGGCAATGCCGGGCGTTTTCAGGATGCCTATGGCAATCAGGTGCATCTGGTGAACCAGACCAAGCCGGAAGGTGCGCTGCTGGTGACGGTCAAAGGCGTGGTGGAAACCACCGATAGGCACGGCGTGCTGGGCAAAGGCGGCGTCGGGCCGGTTCCGGCGCTGTTCCGGCGCGTGACGCCCCTGACCAAGGCGCCGGTGACGCTTTATGGCAAGTATCGCGGCAGCAAGGACAGCCGCCTCGATATCCTCCACGCGCTGATGGCGCGGGTGGGCGAAACGCTGGGCGTGATCGAGCAGGCCCAGACGCAAAGCCAGATGGGCGCCGACGGTTCGCAGTCGCAGTCGCAAAGCCAGGGTAGCGAGGCCAAGCCTTTGCCGCCGGCCAGCGACTACGCGCATGCCTTTATCGGTGCAGCGAGGGCACTCGAAATTCCGGCGCGCTATGTGACTGGCTATCTAGCCGGAGCCGAAGAGGGCCAAGCGCCATTTCACGCCTGGGCCGAAGCCTATGACGAGGGGCTAGGCTGGATCGGCTTTGATCCGCTGCTACAGCTGTGTCCGACTGACCGGCATGTCCGGCTGGCGGCGGGGCTCGATGGGCTGTCGACGGCGCCGATCCGCGTGGTTCCGGCCGGCGATGGCGTCAGCACGATTGAGGTCAGCGTCGAGGCCGAATAG
- a CDS encoding NAD(P)-binding domain-containing protein: protein MTPYSGLPQLLTYDDCVKSLTWAGAVDALRQGHKLTPPQQGDLFLGSPNARLVNRAAQVDGLGFAIKGESVFPQNAQEGLPSIQGAVLLYDPENGSLRAIIESRLVTQFKTAADSVLGAQCLARPDSRHLVIIGAGMVASTLAKAYDAAFQSIERISIWSRRPEQAQALAASLNTLRSNVSAVVNLPKAVAEADIVAAATMAQQPVVLGQWVRPGTHIDLIGAFTPDMREADDDLIASALVYVDYVDTVVDQIGELMQPIAAGVITRDHVRGDLYDLVAANASSRQSDDQITLFKNGGGAHLDLMIADYIVNAVSSA from the coding sequence TTGACTCCTTATTCCGGACTGCCGCAACTCCTGACCTATGACGACTGCGTGAAGTCGCTGACCTGGGCTGGCGCTGTCGACGCTTTGCGCCAGGGACACAAGCTCACGCCTCCCCAGCAGGGCGATCTGTTCCTTGGCTCGCCCAACGCCAGGCTGGTCAACCGCGCCGCACAGGTGGACGGCCTCGGCTTTGCCATCAAGGGCGAAAGCGTCTTCCCTCAAAATGCACAGGAAGGCCTGCCATCCATACAGGGCGCGGTCTTGCTCTATGATCCAGAAAACGGCTCGCTCCGCGCCATCATCGAAAGCCGGTTGGTGACGCAGTTCAAAACGGCCGCAGACTCCGTTTTGGGCGCCCAATGCCTTGCCCGCCCTGATAGTCGCCATCTGGTCATTATCGGCGCCGGCATGGTCGCGTCCACTCTGGCCAAGGCCTATGACGCCGCCTTTCAGAGCATCGAGCGCATCTCGATCTGGTCGCGTCGCCCGGAACAGGCGCAGGCGTTGGCCGCCAGCCTCAACACACTCCGGTCCAATGTCTCAGCCGTGGTCAATCTTCCCAAGGCCGTCGCCGAGGCCGACATCGTTGCGGCCGCGACCATGGCCCAACAGCCCGTCGTCCTTGGCCAGTGGGTGCGCCCCGGCACCCATATCGACCTGATCGGCGCGTTCACCCCCGACATGCGCGAGGCCGACGACGACCTGATCGCGTCAGCGTTGGTCTATGTGGACTACGTCGACACTGTCGTCGACCAGATCGGCGAACTAATGCAGCCAATCGCCGCCGGCGTCATCACGCGCGATCATGTGCGGGGCGATCTCTACGACCTCGTCGCCGCCAATGCCTCAAGCCGTCAGTCTGACGACCAGATTACCCTGTTCAAAAACGGCGGCGGCGCACACCTCGATCTCATGATTGCCGACTACATCGTCAACGCGGTGAGCTCTGCCTAA
- a CDS encoding CAP domain-containing protein, with protein sequence MLNPTRRGFLFVSAAAVLAACSTTVPVLPKAAASRPEELTQSEILTAINTVRKANGAPDWTYNPRLEDAARSQARLMAQKDTMSHDLGVTLRQRVTTAGYLGAVGENVAKGYTNLQGAIEGWMNSSGHRSTLLSSKFTEFGLASARASSGKVYWTMIAGGSFDAWRG encoded by the coding sequence ATGCTCAATCCGACCCGACGCGGTTTTCTCTTTGTCAGCGCCGCTGCCGTTCTAGCTGCCTGCTCGACCACCGTCCCGGTGCTGCCCAAAGCCGCCGCCAGCCGCCCGGAAGAACTGACCCAGTCCGAAATCCTGACGGCGATCAACACCGTCCGCAAAGCCAATGGCGCGCCAGACTGGACCTATAATCCACGTCTTGAAGACGCTGCCAGATCACAGGCCCGCCTGATGGCGCAAAAAGACACCATGAGCCACGACCTCGGCGTCACCCTTCGCCAGCGCGTTACGACTGCTGGCTATCTCGGCGCCGTCGGCGAAAACGTGGCCAAGGGTTACACCAACCTGCAGGGCGCTATCGAAGGCTGGATGAACTCCTCCGGCCACAGGTCCACTTTGCTCAGCAGCAAGTTCACCGAATTCGGCCTGGCCAGCGCCCGCGCGTCGAGTGGCAAGGTCTATTGGACGATGATTGCCGGTGGTAGCTTTGATGCGTGGCGAGGGTAG
- the glpK gene encoding glycerol kinase GlpK, translating to MSDYILAIDQGTTSSRAIVFNKDRTIAGVGQKEFTQILPRDGCVEHDPEEIWESVVWAVKKALAAAKVEGKDIAAIGITNQRETTLIWDRKTGKAIHNAIVWQDRRTASHCAKLKKTGHEKVVTKKTGLLLDPYFSGTKVKWLLDNVKGARKRAEKGELAFGTVDSFLIWRLTGGKSHVTDATNAGRTLLFDIGKNAWDKGLLELFEVPAALLPEVKDCAADFGVTDESLFGAAIPILGVAGDQHAATIGQACFEPGMLKSTYGTGCFALLNTGKDMVRSKNRLLTTIAYRLDGKTSYALEGSIFIAGAAVQWIQDGLKLVKNASETGPLAQTADPSQNVYMVPAFVGLGAPWWDAEARGAIYGLTRNSGPAEIAKAALEAVCYQTRDLLEAMRKDWKGGQDTVLRVDGGMVASDWTMQFLADVLDAPVDRPVILETTALGAAWLAGSRAGVWPGMAEFAKSWARDQRFEPVMGAKERRAKIKGWDVAVRRTLSV from the coding sequence ATGAGCGACTACATTCTGGCGATCGACCAGGGGACCACATCGAGCCGGGCTATTGTTTTCAACAAGGACCGCACGATTGCCGGCGTCGGCCAGAAGGAATTCACTCAGATTCTTCCGCGCGATGGCTGCGTGGAGCATGACCCGGAGGAAATCTGGGAGAGCGTGGTCTGGGCGGTGAAAAAGGCGCTCGCGGCGGCCAAGGTCGAGGGCAAGGACATTGCCGCGATCGGCATTACCAACCAACGCGAGACGACGCTGATCTGGGACCGCAAAACCGGCAAGGCGATCCACAATGCTATTGTGTGGCAGGATCGGCGGACGGCGTCCCATTGCGCCAAGCTCAAGAAGACCGGGCACGAAAAGGTCGTGACCAAAAAGACCGGGCTGCTGCTCGACCCCTATTTCAGTGGCACCAAGGTCAAATGGCTGCTCGACAATGTGAAGGGCGCGCGCAAGCGGGCCGAGAAGGGTGAGCTGGCTTTTGGGACGGTCGACAGCTTCCTGATCTGGCGGCTGACCGGTGGCAAGAGCCATGTGACCGACGCGACCAATGCCGGGCGGACGCTGCTGTTCGATATCGGCAAGAACGCTTGGGACAAGGGCCTTCTGGAGCTGTTCGAGGTGCCGGCCGCGCTGCTGCCCGAGGTCAAGGATTGTGCGGCCGATTTTGGCGTCACGGACGAGAGCCTGTTTGGCGCGGCTATTCCGATTTTGGGCGTTGCGGGCGATCAGCATGCGGCGACTATCGGGCAAGCGTGTTTTGAGCCGGGCATGTTGAAATCAACCTATGGCACGGGCTGCTTTGCGCTGCTCAATACCGGCAAGGACATGGTGCGCAGCAAGAACCGGCTGCTGACGACCATTGCGTACCGGCTCGATGGCAAGACGAGTTATGCGCTGGAAGGCTCGATCTTTATCGCGGGTGCGGCGGTGCAATGGATCCAGGATGGTCTGAAACTGGTGAAGAATGCCAGCGAAACCGGGCCTTTGGCGCAGACGGCCGACCCGAGCCAGAACGTTTATATGGTGCCCGCCTTTGTGGGTCTGGGCGCGCCGTGGTGGGATGCCGAGGCGCGGGGCGCAATCTATGGGCTGACGCGCAATTCGGGGCCGGCGGAAATCGCCAAGGCGGCGCTGGAAGCGGTTTGCTATCAGACGCGCGACCTGCTGGAGGCCATGCGCAAGGACTGGAAGGGCGGGCAGGACACGGTTTTGCGCGTCGATGGCGGCATGGTGGCTTCGGACTGGACCATGCAGTTTTTGGCAGATGTGCTGGATGCGCCGGTGGATCGACCGGTGATTTTGGAGACCACGGCGCTGGGGGCGGCTTGGCTGGCGGGATCGCGGGCCGGGGTGTGGCCGGGAATGGCAGAGTTTGCCAAGAGCTGGGCACGGGATCAGCGGTTTGAGCCGGTGATGGGGGCGAAGGAGCGCCGGGCGAAGATCAAGGGGTGGGATGTGGCGGTGCGGCGGACGTTGAGTGTTTGA
- the glpD gene encoding glycerol-3-phosphate dehydrogenase has product MATSDSVDIFVIGGGINGASIARDAVGRGYSVALAEMNDLASGTSSAATKLVHGGLRYLEHYEFRLVHEALAEREVLWAEAPHIIKPLRFVLPHHKGLRPALVLRAGLAMYDYMGGRRLLPPTKTLDLTKDITGKPLKPGYRLGFEYSDCWVDDARFVVLNARDAADKGAAVHVRTKVTSVRRDAGGWLIELDGEAGRQSVRAKLVVNAAGPWVDHVITGAMGRNGAHNVRLVKGSHIVVRKLYDHDRCYMFQNADGRIIFSIPYEDDFTLIGTTDEDYPGDPKDVKISDAETDYLLGAASEYFAKPVTRDQIHWTYSGVRPLFDDGASAAQEATRDYVLKVDGDAEAGAAINVFGGKLTTSRRLAESVLEKIEGVLGAKGKPWTKTSRLPGGGFEPLAFDAEVRRLGMEYSGLPGTLLRRLMRQYGTKARDVLGDAKSVDDLGRHFGWDLYAREVVYLVEHEWARTAQDVLWRRTKVGLRVSAEDVAALEAYLASRK; this is encoded by the coding sequence ATGGCCACGAGCGACAGCGTCGACATTTTCGTTATTGGCGGGGGCATAAACGGCGCGAGCATTGCCCGCGACGCAGTGGGGCGCGGCTATAGCGTGGCGCTGGCCGAGATGAACGATCTGGCCTCGGGCACCTCGTCGGCCGCCACCAAGTTGGTGCATGGCGGGCTGCGCTATCTCGAGCACTACGAATTCCGGCTGGTGCATGAGGCATTGGCCGAACGTGAAGTGCTGTGGGCCGAAGCGCCGCACATCATCAAGCCGCTGCGGTTTGTGCTGCCGCATCACAAGGGCCTGCGCCCTGCCCTGGTGCTGCGCGCGGGGCTGGCCATGTATGACTATATGGGCGGCCGTCGCCTGTTGCCGCCGACCAAGACGCTAGACCTGACCAAAGACATCACCGGCAAGCCGCTGAAACCCGGCTATCGGCTGGGCTTTGAATATTCGGACTGCTGGGTGGACGATGCGCGCTTTGTGGTGCTGAACGCGCGCGATGCCGCCGACAAGGGCGCGGCGGTGCATGTGCGCACCAAGGTGACCAGCGTGCGCCGCGATGCAGGCGGCTGGCTGATCGAGCTGGATGGAGAGGCCGGGCGGCAGAGTGTGCGGGCAAAGCTGGTCGTCAACGCGGCGGGGCCATGGGTCGACCACGTCATCACCGGGGCGATGGGCAGGAACGGCGCGCATAATGTGCGGCTGGTCAAAGGCAGCCATATCGTGGTGCGCAAGCTCTATGACCACGACCGCTGCTACATGTTCCAGAACGCTGACGGCCGCATCATTTTCTCCATCCCCTATGAGGATGATTTCACCCTGATCGGCACCACCGACGAGGATTATCCGGGCGATCCGAAGGACGTTAAAATCTCGGACGCCGAAACCGATTACCTGCTGGGCGCGGCCAGCGAATATTTCGCCAAGCCGGTGACGCGCGACCAGATCCACTGGACCTATTCGGGTGTGCGACCGCTGTTTGATGACGGCGCCAGCGCTGCGCAGGAAGCGACGCGCGATTATGTGCTCAAGGTGGATGGCGACGCGGAGGCCGGCGCCGCAATCAATGTGTTTGGCGGCAAGCTGACCACGTCGCGGCGGCTGGCGGAATCGGTGCTGGAAAAGATCGAGGGCGTGCTGGGCGCCAAGGGCAAGCCATGGACCAAGACCAGCCGTCTGCCGGGTGGCGGGTTTGAGCCGCTGGCGTTTGACGCCGAAGTGCGTCGGCTGGGCATGGAATATAGCGGGCTGCCGGGTACGCTATTGCGCCGGTTGATGCGGCAATATGGGACCAAGGCCAGGGACGTGCTTGGCGATGCCAAATCGGTGGACGATCTGGGGCGGCACTTCGGCTGGGATCTCTATGCACGCGAAGTGGTTTATCTGGTTGAACACGAGTGGGCACGCACGGCACAAGATGTGTTGTGGCGGCGAACCAAGGTTGGGCTGCGGGTGAGTGCCGAGGACGTGGCGGCGCTGGAGGCGTATCTGGCTAGCCGGAAGTAG